The Rosa chinensis cultivar Old Blush chromosome 7, RchiOBHm-V2, whole genome shotgun sequence DNA segment CAACTCAACTAGactaacaacttaaaactgctTCAACATGTATATGACGTGAATCTAGCAAATTGGGTATCCGCAATGAAGATAATCACGGATTGAAATCATATAATATGTGACACTAGACATTTTTGAACTCATAGAACATCCACTCTTGGCAGAGCCACTGTAATaatttgataaatcttattatAATTCACAACTCACAAGAGTACTTTACATATACAATCTAGCAAATTGGGTATCCGCAATGCAGATAATCACGGATTGAAATCATATAATATGTGACACTAGACATTTTTGAACTCATAGAACATCCACTCTTGGCAGAGCCACTAATAATTTGATACATCTTATTATAATTCACAAGAGTACTTTACATATACAATGCACAAATTTGGTCTTTGATTCATATATAGTACAACCTTCTTTATTAGCTGGCCATTTTCCATGCATCATTTCTCTTCTCTTTGATCCACACAATTACACATGAATAAATAAAATCCAAAGAATAAATCAAGACATTGAAACCTTAATGTCGACCAACCTTTATTACAAACCTAATGAATGCAACGAACTCGATCACACGtttatgaaaaatgcatgcattgATCAATCAATTAATAACTTGGATGATGACCATAACCAGCAACACCGGCACCACCAGCCCCGACTATCTCGGGTTCATGAGGTGGTGGGCCCCCTCCTTCTCCCCCGTAACCTGCTCCTCCTCGGGCTGCAGCAGCACTTGCTTCGCCGCCGCCGTAAACACCTGTTGCTATGACTGTTTCATGGACTTCTTCTTCAGGTTCGCAAGGAACGGCTGCGGGAACCAtcactctcttcttcttcttcttggcgaAGCAAAAGAGACCGACCAGAAGGAATGCGAGGAAGAATGCACCGCCTAGTGAGACACACACGGCGATGACAGTGGTGTGATTTTTCCCGCCGGGAGGTGGGGCCAGTTCATTGGAGGACGGTGGGATGCCTCCGAAAGGTGGAGGAGGAGCACCGTAGTATGTGGGAGGTGGAGGAAAATGTCCATTGTACCCTGGAGGTGGCGCACCCTTACTTGGCTTTGGTGGATATATTACTGACTTTGGTGGAGGAGCTCCCTTGCTTGGCTTTGGTGGATATGAAGATTTCGGTGGTGGAGCTCCCTTACTGGGCTTTGGTGGGTAAACGGACTTGGGTGGTGGTGCACCTTCACTGGGCTTTGGTGGGTATACGGACCTTGGTGGCGGTGCGCCCTTGCTTGGCTTTGGTGGGTACGACTTAGGGGGTGGTGCGCCCTTACTTGGCTTTGGTGGATATACTGGTTTGGGTGGAGGAGCACCTTCACTGGGTTTTGGTGGGTATACGGACTTTGGAGGTGGCGCCTCATAGCTGGGTTTTGgtggtgatgattttggaggGTAATGTGGTGGTGGGAGGGCAGTAGGTGGGGTGTGATGATAACCATGTGGTGGTGGAGCCGAGCCGTGAGGTGGTGGCAGTGCTGGAACTGATGGTGGTGAAGCTGGAGGAGtagcccaggttggcggtggaTAGTCATGGTGATGTGGTGGTGATGCGGTAGGTGGTGGAGGCTTTGGGTAGTCATGGTGGTGTGGTGGTGAAGCACTGGGTGGTGGAGGCTTAGGGTAGTCATGGTGGTGAGGTGGTGAAGGAGAAGGTGGCGGAGGTTTAGGATAGTCATGGTGATGCGGTGGCGGAggagatggtgatggaggaggtGGTGATGGTTTAGGgtagtgatgatgatgatgatgatgatgtggtggcggtggaggtggaggtgatggagatggtggCTTAGGATAGTCATGGTGATgaggtggtggaggaggagatGACAGAGGCGGTGGCTTGGGATAGTCATGGTGATGGggaggtggtggtgatggtgatggaggaggaggtggtTGCGCATTGTATTGTTTCGGGGGTGATTTtggatgatgatggtgatgatggccATGGCGATGAGGTGGTGGAGGCGGAGGTGGTGATGCGGTTACAGGGTTACATGGGGGCGGTGGAGACGGTGGTGGAGGAGCACAAGGGAgaggtggtgaaggtggtggaggAGAGTAGTAGGGATAGCTCATGGTTGCTACAGAGAGTTCTTTTGGTAGAAATTTACCCTTGGCCATGAACCAATCTCCCTCTCCTCAATGTAGCAGTGAGACAAACTCAAACTTAGAAAGATGGATAGAATAAATGGACAGGCTCTATATTTGTAGTACTAGAAATTTAGGTGAATGAACTGGAGAAGCTAGAGAAAGCTTCCGAGTCGTACTTACCCACATACTTTTATCAAGTTTTTTTTGGCAGTGACATAATAATTGAGATTAAGCAAGATTGAGTTGTCATTAATACTTAATCGAGATTTGATATTAAGAAGTGACATTTCGAATGCAAAGGCCGCAGACACCGAAGCATGCAAAGTCCTTGTTCTTTGTTTCTCTATTTCTTTAGGACGGTCCACACTGGAATGCTCAACTCCAAAGACCATCATTGGGTTggtaattcattcttttataTATTTGGGCAGCCAAGCCGTTAGCAACTTTTTAAAATACTCACGTGGTGAAAATGAGCTGCATTATCCACTTTTGCAAGCTCATAATTATCAGgatttaattttcatttttagtgcTGTACTGCTGTTACAAAACATACTTTTAGATGAATAAcacatgcaaaaaaaaaaaagtcaaattgtTGAAAAATTGAATTGAATATATATGCAATAACAAGTAGTGGCTAGCAAACCGTCCATAGTCCATATATTATACTTTtctataatataaaaaaattggaTTGGTTCGACAACATTTGTCATCTTTTGACGCTATCGCATCATATCTTGGCATACACATTCATCTACTTACAACCCCATGTGAGGTTTAAGGAGATGTTGGTCCTCATCATGGAATTCATACATTCCAAATTCTTCACATATACACTTGTGTAATGAACTTCATGAAGAGTTTATATTGGAAACCCTAAAACATCGATGTGGTTTCCTATTGCGTCATAAATTTGGGATGATAAAAATGAAGATCACTCACCAAAGTTGCTACTAAATcttagctagatttaggtatACTGTGCGGTCCTATGTAGTGTTGTAGATATTCCTTACAAGCAGTAAAGTCAACTGCTGATCAACATTGAAGGGAAGGTGAGGACAAAGGATCGGAGCAATCGGCTGTGTTAGGTATCTATATATTGTAATGACAAGGTTTGTCCTCATCTTATTTCTACTATGGTTTCCAAATATTTTATTAGGAGTATAGTCTTGTAGATCCttgaatgagatgaagaaaatcGAACCCGAATTGGTTTTTACTACTCTTTCGTTTTATTTTCAACTTGCTTCTTGAGTTGAAGACATACTAAATgtaagaaaaagatgaaattatAAGTTTTCGATACCATATCTTGAGTTTTGAACATATTTACATTTATAAGATTGAGAGTCAACCGTGTACATTGACGCAAAATCGAATAGTTAGAAATGCACTCATCACCCGTGTTGAATAACATGCTAGAAACATCTTCACTATAGTTAAACCTCAAAATTAATAGTGCAACCTCTTAAAAACTTACATAGTCTCTAGCCTATATATGTAACTTgaaaattagaagaaaaaaaaaatagaccgTATATATTTAAGCTTATACTACCTTTGGAGTAAACTTAATATATATAAACCCTAATTCACGCATTCCACCTATAATTATATTAAAATTCTTCACTACTAGTCCCTTCTATAATTAGAAATTCTTAGCTCCATACTTACTCAAAAGATTAAGCAGCTAAGCTTTAATGAGTCAACAAGTATATGCATCATTGGACCCCGAAACCCTAATACTTAACGCAATGTTTCTTGATCCCAATCCAAGCATAATGCTGTGTTCATAGATGATATGCTAGTTAATTGCTCGATCAACGTGGCTGCATATGGAAAGTGTGTACATATTTATCATCGATCACATTACCATCATCATCATTGGAGTCTTCTTTTCCAGGGAATGACAGAGACATATACATACCACTAATATATAACTCCAAGTAGGAGGTTTTGGGCATTATGTATGTACGGGAATAACCAAGTTATGCTACTCAACAGCGACTTTTGGGACCTGCTtcaaataaattacatataatTATCCACTTGATATTTGAATTTTCCTTCTACGGTTTGCTGCTCATGAATATTGAGGCCCTCTTTAGACGATGGCTTTGAATGCACTCAATATCCCTCAACACGCCAAttgactcaatatatatacacacacacacgcctTCTTtgctaaggatatccttaccttagTTTATGGAACGAATTTCCATATTTTaaccacttttcaatcacatattcacatcttaaccgttcagtttttaggtcctaatgtatagataacgtctgcaaattttcagctaaattgatgatcattaaggcattcaaaactgcaatttacaattatgaacacgaacgaTTCTGGTTGAACAGATTCGGttagttcattgatttaatcaagTTCGAtatcttaatgatcatcaatttagctaaaaatttgcataagtgatctatacattaggacataaaaactgaacggttaagatgtgaatatgtgatcaaaaagtggccaaaatatggaaatccgttccttagctaaggtaaggatatccttacctgagaAGGACTGTGTGTGTAGGGCCCTTTCACTataagatccttttttttttggcaattttgACAAGGGATCCATACTTTTTTATCGTATTTcagcatctcgaccgttcaatttttaagtCTTAAAGCatagatcatttctgtaaattttcaaccaaattgataatcgttaaagtatcgaactagattaaatcaatggacgaaccgaatctgtccaatctGAACCGTTAGTTCATAATTATAAATTGctgttatgaatgccttaataaTTATCAATTTTGCTAAAAATTTACAgaggtgatctactcatatattcctaaaaactgaacgattaagatgtgaatatatgatcgaaaagttggtctaataagGAATCctttaaaatgaccaaaaaaagggattcctcactagaagggcccgtgtatgtgtgtatatatagggcccttctagtgagggatcccgtttttggtcttttctagggataagGCTTAGACCAACTTTTGGATCATATTTTGacatctcaactgttcagtttttaggtcctaacgtgtagatcatttctgcaaattttcagccaaattgattatcattaAGGCATTTAAAATGacgatttaagattataagtatgaacggttcaagtttgacaaatttggttcgtccattgatttaatctagtttgataccttaacgatcaccaatttggctgaaaatttacagaaatgatctacacatcaggacctaaaaactaaacagttgagatgccgaaatgtgattgaaaagttggtttaatgccatatccctataaaagaccaaaaaaatggagcccttagtggaagggcatatgtacacacacacacacacaaagtcTTTCTATGCTAAGGAcctccttagattttaaaatctaaggatttccttgaatagactcacttttcgatcgcatatccacatcttgaccattcagtttttaggtcctaacatatagatcacttctgcaaattttcagccaaattgatgatcgttaaggtatcgaactagattcaATCAATGAGCAAACCAAATTTGTCTAACCTGAACcattcgtgttcataattgtaaatcgcagttttgaatgccttaatgattatcaatttggctgaaaaattgcagagatgatctactcataaatacctaaaaactgaacggttaagatgtagaTATGCGATCAAAAAGTGAGTCTGTTAAAGgaaatccttagattttaaaatctaaggaggTCCTTAGCATAGAAAgactgtgtgtgtatatatataaagtatcttttttttagagaaattttattaatacATCCCTgaatacttaatacacattgaaatttttctacatttaaaatcaaattaTATGGGTATATGAAATGACTAAAAAGACATCCATATTAGAAAAGGAACTATAGTTGGAATATGTTTAATTGCttttaatattgttataaattaCGCATTACAAAATTCTTATGATTGTTCATATTGTTTCATGGTAATTAATagatagaaagaaaataaaaactagtatgatatatataaaccctaaTTGGAATCTTCTTCTACAAGCTTGACTATTAGCAATTTTGCATTACAAAATCCTTATAATTGTATATGTTGTTTCATGATAACTAATGGAGAGAAAATAACAACAATGTAGTTATAAACCTAGTTGGGATCCTcatcatgtgttcttgattattttcaaCAATCTTGACTACCagcaattttgaataacaaaattgTTAAGATTGTATAGGTGTCATGATAATAATTGAAAGAGAATTAAAATTATTATGATGATTTTGATAATTAAACGCATTTAAATTCTTTATGATATATATAGAATGTTGTGATTATGATAAAGATTGGTATGATGATTTtcatattaatttatatataatgATTTCATAtagaattttgagatttgaggatAATTCAGGTAATTTGAGTGgtgtatttaataaaatgataaaataagaaatcaaaagggtggtgtattaagtaagaGGTGTGTATTAAGAATTTAGGGATGTGCGAAtaaaatttcccttttttttagtcattttaagggatcacttattataccaacttttcgattacatattAGAATCTCgacagttcagtttttaggtctaaaTGAGTAGATTACTTCTGAAAATTATCGACcattcagccaaattgataatcgttaagacattcataattgtgatttataATTATAAGCATAaatggttcaggttggacagattcagttcgtctattagcttaatctagttcgatattTTAACTGTCatcaattttgctgaaaattaacaaaagtgatctatatattaggacttaaaaactgaacggtcgagatgccaAAATGCGATTGAAAAATGAATCCCATAAtaaatcccttaaaatgaccaagAAAAGAGATCTCTTAGTAGAAAGactctatacacacacacccATCATATATATGGATTTATGGATAGAATATAGAATGAATCTTTGGTCCTTCACGTTAATTTGATCGGACTTTAAAGTTCAGTTACGGTTACTGTATCAATATGCATGTCCCCGTTTAGCTCATTTGCAGGCTTGTTTATTTGGAGTGCTAGGAGCCTACTTCCGGAATGTAAGAGCAATGCAATGGAGTATAAGTTGTCCTGCCtgagtaattttttatttcttaagTGCAATTATATCCTCTACAAAAGAAAAGGTAAAGAACATTTAAAGGACATAGCTAGGTACATGGTTTGGTAATATTTCTTGTACATGTTTTATTTCATATAATATTTATCACTTTAAGGaatcatgttactactttgacaACTCATGGTATGAtaatatttctcatacatgAAATACATGTCATGATACCACTTCAAGAATTCATGTGATAAAAAGTCATCGTTAAGATAAATGTCCTCAGTAACAAGTTAACAACCAATATTGGCCCCCAAAATCAAGATACCACTTTGAGAATTCATGTGCAAAATGAACTTAGTCTCttatttttatatgttttttttttcccattcttTATTTTGTATGACTATCAATCTATCATGTTCATATAGTAACAAATTAACAACCAATCATAGCCATAGCAGTTGACTCAACTTAAAATATTaaaggaaaataattaaaagatCTTCAAATACAGAAAAAATTAATACCATATTGGCCTCTATCTCAGACAAATCATTGATAGGACCTGAACAAGACAATTTTATGTTTCCCCTGAATAGAACTACAAAACTAATAATGGCTGATTTAGGTAGTGTCCTATCATGCACTAGGTTTCCAAAACGTAATTGATCAGTTAAGAAATTAGCAAATGAACTATAATACACATACCAATCAATGGCAAGATAACATTGAAAACGAATTGCAAAATACTTGGCTAATGGAAGCTAGCAACATATATATGCTTGGAAATTAATTACTTAACTCCGGTCCTCAGGTGCACGGGAATTCGACATCCTAGATCCATCGTTGATTAGGTATTGGTGTggaaaaatttaaaagaaaatctCTTCCTCTACTTTTCTGACGAGAGTGAGAGTGAAAGTTTCATGGTCAATGTcttcatgcctttcggtttagGCAAGTCAAATTGGAG contains these protein-coding regions:
- the LOC112178375 gene encoding extensin; the protein is MAKGKFLPKELSVATMSYPYYSPPPPSPPLPCAPPPPSPPPPCNPVTASPPPPPPPHRHGHHHHHHPKSPPKQYNAQPPPPPSPSPPPPHHHDYPKPPPLSSPPPPPHHHDYPKPPSPSPPPPPPPHHHHHHHHYPKPSPPPPSPSPPPPHHHDYPKPPPPSPSPPHHHDYPKPPPPSASPPHHHDYPKPPPPTASPPHHHDYPPPTWATPPASPPSVPALPPPHGSAPPPHGYHHTPPTALPPPHYPPKSSPPKPSYEAPPPKSVYPPKPSEGAPPPKPVYPPKPSKGAPPPKSYPPKPSKGAPPPRSVYPPKPSKGAPPPKSSYPPKPSKGAPPPKSVIYPPKPSKGAPPPGYNGHFPPPPTYYGAPPPPFGGIPPSSNELAPPPGGKNHTTVIAVCVSLGGAFFLAFLLVGLFCFAKKKKKRVMVPAAVPCEPEEEVHETVIATGVYGGGEASAAAARGGAGYGGEGGGPPPHEPEIVGAGGAGVAGYGHHPSY